Proteins encoded together in one Streptomyces umbrinus window:
- a CDS encoding SCO2583 family membrane protein yields MGGPGDPPEGTPEGAPGGGEEEYRSVVFDESFVRAARLQEFSAQERIGDHAPAVRRRPQMRRGLSRQALILVLLIAVAFGTAIYMGVRHPYQTPAAKNPEPLRMTVIPLAPQSAVPGSTDIASLYAHSPADQFRIGAEGITLPASRRTAHFSDSQVVTALTTAKDYLVESSLDPDVLTGGATRSVRIRLDPQQLDQFDQSFERPTADGRHAPTGWLVRFDPNQAELADSKIRVQGTLSAAETDSDTLEVSADHTFVYALRPTGSDEKAKASLFTVRRELHFRFDRDDLRMHQTELVVSYVQAGPLACAEDATNHLRPLLAGETARAGGPAGTDPYATGSATSLCGSLAASAQPKL; encoded by the coding sequence ATGGGCGGACCTGGAGACCCACCTGAGGGGACCCCCGAGGGTGCTCCTGGTGGTGGCGAGGAAGAGTATCGATCCGTCGTCTTCGACGAGTCGTTCGTCCGTGCTGCCCGCCTCCAGGAGTTCTCCGCGCAGGAGCGGATCGGCGATCATGCCCCGGCCGTCCGCCGCCGCCCGCAGATGCGCCGTGGCCTGTCCCGGCAGGCGCTGATCCTCGTCCTGCTGATCGCCGTGGCCTTCGGCACCGCGATCTACATGGGCGTACGTCATCCGTACCAGACGCCCGCCGCGAAGAACCCCGAGCCGCTGCGGATGACCGTGATACCGCTCGCGCCGCAGAGCGCGGTGCCCGGCTCCACCGACATCGCGTCGCTGTACGCGCACAGCCCGGCCGATCAGTTCCGCATCGGCGCCGAGGGCATCACGCTGCCCGCCTCCCGGCGCACCGCCCACTTCTCCGACAGCCAGGTCGTCACCGCGCTGACCACGGCGAAGGACTACCTCGTCGAGTCCTCGCTCGATCCTGACGTCCTCACCGGCGGCGCCACCCGCTCCGTGCGGATACGGCTCGACCCGCAGCAGCTCGACCAGTTCGACCAGAGCTTCGAGCGGCCCACCGCGGACGGGCGGCACGCGCCCACCGGCTGGCTGGTTCGCTTCGATCCCAACCAGGCGGAGCTGGCCGACAGCAAGATCCGGGTGCAGGGCACGCTGTCGGCCGCCGAGACCGACTCCGACACCCTTGAGGTCAGCGCCGACCACACCTTCGTCTACGCCCTGCGGCCGACCGGCTCGGACGAGAAGGCCAAGGCCTCGCTGTTCACCGTGCGACGCGAGCTGCACTTCCGGTTCGACCGCGACGACCTGCGCATGCACCAGACCGAGCTGGTCGTCTCGTACGTCCAGGCCGGGCCGCTGGCCTGCGCCGAGGACGCGACGAACCATCTGCGGCCGCTGCTCGCGGGCGAGACGGCCAGGGCGGGCGGCCCGGCCGGCACCGACCCGTATGCGACAGGCAGCGCGACGTCGCTGTGCGGGTCACTGGCGGCGAGCGCCCAGCCGAAGCTGTAG
- a CDS encoding helix-turn-helix transcriptional regulator has product MGDVTTMATTQRRRPELAAFLRSRRARVTPADVGMPPGLRRRTPGLRREEVAQLSGVGVTWYTWLEQGRPINASPQVLDAVARTLRLDQPEREHLYDLAEVPYTHGFESTTPALGPAVQEIVDALDPSPAVVYNARYDILATNPAYRDVFFVPETLPAGGAVRNALWTLFTASEEACPLVFRESELPVMVATLRAAYGRHAGEPVWEDFIRRLSEVSGHFAQLWRNGDVAPPGPRVKTFRHVAVGELRMTSVSLSVDGMPECRVVVYRPADEETSARAARLREIRRQRRARRIPPPDGNGIIDLGC; this is encoded by the coding sequence ATGGGGGATGTGACGACGATGGCCACGACACAGCGGCGTCGGCCGGAGCTGGCCGCCTTCCTGCGGAGCAGGCGGGCACGGGTGACACCGGCCGATGTGGGGATGCCGCCGGGTCTGCGCCGCCGCACGCCCGGGCTGCGGCGCGAGGAGGTGGCGCAGCTGTCGGGGGTCGGCGTCACCTGGTACACGTGGCTGGAGCAGGGACGGCCGATCAATGCGTCACCGCAGGTGCTGGACGCCGTGGCGCGCACGCTGCGGCTCGACCAGCCGGAGCGCGAGCATCTCTACGACCTGGCGGAGGTCCCGTACACCCACGGCTTCGAGTCGACGACGCCGGCCCTGGGTCCGGCGGTCCAGGAGATCGTCGACGCCCTCGACCCGAGCCCGGCGGTGGTCTACAACGCGCGGTACGACATCCTCGCGACCAACCCGGCCTACCGGGACGTGTTCTTCGTGCCGGAGACGCTCCCCGCCGGCGGAGCCGTCCGTAACGCGCTGTGGACGCTGTTCACGGCCTCCGAGGAGGCCTGCCCGCTGGTGTTCCGGGAGAGCGAGCTGCCGGTGATGGTGGCGACGCTGCGGGCCGCGTACGGGAGACATGCCGGCGAGCCCGTGTGGGAGGACTTCATACGCAGGCTGTCGGAGGTCAGCGGACACTTCGCCCAGCTGTGGCGGAACGGGGACGTGGCGCCGCCGGGACCGCGCGTGAAGACGTTCCGGCACGTGGCGGTGGGCGAGTTGCGGATGACGTCGGTGTCGTTGTCGGTCGACGGGATGCCGGAGTGCCGGGTCGTGGTCTACCGGCCGGCCGACGAGGAGACGAGTGCGCGGGCGGCACGGCTGAGGGAGATCCGGCGGCAGCGGAGGGCACGAAGAATCCCGCCCCCTGATGGGAACGGGATCATCGATCTGGGGTGCTGA
- a CDS encoding histidine phosphatase family protein — protein sequence MSEAGKKAGRGRRVILWRHGQTLWNVERRFQGTTDVELTETGVGQARRAARLLASLKPDAIVASDLKRAANTAAELSELTGLDITHDEGLRETYAGVWQGLTHEEIIARHGDQYAAWKRGEPVRRGGGELESEVADRAAPVVLRHADKLPDDGTLVVVSHGGTIRTTIGRLLGLESQHWESLGGLSNCCWSVLGEGARGWRLLEHNAGTLPEPVLGDDD from the coding sequence CTGTCCGAGGCCGGGAAGAAGGCGGGCCGTGGGCGCCGCGTCATCCTGTGGCGCCACGGCCAGACGTTGTGGAACGTGGAGCGCCGCTTCCAGGGCACGACGGACGTCGAGCTCACCGAGACCGGCGTGGGCCAGGCCCGCCGCGCCGCTCGGCTGCTCGCGTCCCTGAAGCCCGACGCGATCGTCGCCTCGGACCTGAAACGGGCGGCGAACACGGCCGCCGAGCTGTCCGAGCTCACCGGCCTCGACATCACCCACGACGAGGGCCTGCGCGAGACGTACGCGGGCGTCTGGCAGGGCCTGACGCACGAGGAGATCATCGCGCGCCACGGCGACCAGTACGCGGCGTGGAAGCGCGGCGAGCCGGTGCGCCGGGGCGGCGGGGAACTGGAGTCCGAGGTCGCCGACCGCGCGGCCCCGGTGGTCCTCCGGCACGCCGACAAGCTTCCGGACGACGGCACGCTCGTGGTCGTCAGCCACGGCGGCACGATCCGCACCACCATCGGCCGTCTCCTCGGCCTGGAGTCCCAGCACTGGGAGAGCCTCGGCGGCCTCTCCAACTGCTGCTGGTCCGTCCTCGGCGAGGGCGCCCGCGGCTGGCGACTGCTGGAACACAACGCGGGGACACTGCCGGAGCCGGTACTGGGAGACGACGACTAG
- a CDS encoding M48 family metallopeptidase, whose translation MPEESHENVPSRQRRRFEGISSRAYEHPADRSALVALRKLSGFDTVFKALSGLLPERSLRLLFLSDSVRVSDAQFAHLNVMLRDACYILDLEKVPPMYVNQDPQPNAMCIGLDEPIIVVTTGLVELLDEEEMRAVIGHEVGHALSGHSVYRTILLFLTSLALRVAWIPLGNLAIMAIVTALREWFRKSELSADRAGLLVGQDLKASMRGLMKIAGGNHLHEMNVDAFLAQAEEYEAGGDLRDSVLKILNVMPRSHPFTTVRAAELKKWAESRDYQRIMDGHYPRRDEDGDTSVTDSFRQSAASYATDVKNSKDPLMKLVSDIAGGAGDLGGRVRRGFGGFATGSGGSSSSSPQDQPPTDGPDDESPNGSNGRP comes from the coding sequence ATGCCAGAAGAAAGCCACGAGAACGTACCGAGCAGGCAGCGCCGGCGCTTCGAGGGGATCTCCTCCCGGGCGTACGAACACCCGGCGGACCGTTCGGCCCTGGTCGCCCTGCGCAAGCTCAGCGGCTTCGACACCGTTTTCAAGGCGCTCAGCGGCCTGCTCCCGGAGCGCAGTCTGAGGCTGCTGTTCCTGTCGGACTCCGTGCGCGTCTCGGACGCCCAGTTCGCGCACCTGAACGTCATGCTGCGCGACGCCTGTTACATCCTGGACCTGGAGAAGGTCCCGCCGATGTACGTCAACCAGGACCCGCAGCCGAACGCGATGTGCATCGGCCTGGACGAGCCGATCATCGTCGTCACCACCGGCCTCGTGGAGCTGCTCGACGAGGAGGAGATGCGGGCGGTCATAGGCCACGAGGTGGGCCACGCCCTGTCCGGCCACTCCGTCTACCGCACGATCCTGCTCTTCCTGACCAGCCTCGCCCTGCGGGTGGCGTGGATCCCGCTGGGCAACCTCGCGATCATGGCGATCGTGACCGCCCTGCGCGAGTGGTTCCGCAAGTCCGAGCTGTCCGCGGACCGCGCCGGTCTCCTGGTCGGCCAGGACCTGAAGGCCTCGATGCGCGGCCTGATGAAGATCGCGGGCGGCAACCACCTGCACGAGATGAACGTGGACGCGTTCCTCGCCCAGGCCGAGGAGTACGAGGCCGGGGGCGACCTCCGCGACTCGGTGCTCAAGATCCTCAACGTCATGCCCCGCTCCCACCCCTTCACCACGGTCCGGGCGGCCGAGCTGAAGAAGTGGGCCGAGTCCCGCGACTACCAGCGGATCATGGACGGCCACTACCCCCGCCGGGACGAGGACGGGGACACCTCGGTCACGGACTCCTTCCGCCAGTCGGCCGCGAGCTACGCGACCGACGTCAAGAACTCGAAGGACCCGCTGATGAAGCTGGTCAGCGACATCGCGGGCGGCGCGGGCGACCTCGGCGGCCGGGTCCGGCGCGGCTTCGGCGGCTTCGCCACCGGCAGCGGGGGCTCTAGCAGCAGCTCCCCTCAGGACCAGCCGCCCACCGACGGCCCGGACGACGAAAGCCCCAACGGAAGCAACGGCAGGCCCTGA
- the proB gene encoding glutamate 5-kinase codes for MAEARRIVVKVGSSSLTTASGGLDADRVDALVDVLAKGRSGGEKEIVLVSSGAIAAGLAPLGLRRRPKDLARQQAAASVGQGLLVARYTASCARYGVRVGQVLLTSDDMSRRAHHRNASRTLDKLLAMGALPVVNENDTVATDEIRFGDNDRLAALVAHLVRADLLVLLSDVDGVYDGDPSKPGTSRIAEVRTPADLAHVDIGSAGKAGVGTGGMVTKVEAARIAAAAGIPVVLTSAVHAADALAGRDTGTYFHATGRRSADRLLWLQHASTPQGALTLDDGAVRAVVERRTSLLPAGIAGVEGDFTAGDPVELRDSEGRAVARGLVNFDAKEIPQLIGRSTHELARELGPAYEREVVHRDDLVLLHP; via the coding sequence GTGGCGGAGGCCCGCAGAATCGTCGTCAAGGTGGGCTCCTCGTCCCTGACCACCGCGTCCGGAGGCCTCGACGCCGACCGTGTGGACGCCCTCGTGGACGTCCTCGCCAAGGGCCGCAGCGGCGGTGAGAAGGAGATCGTGCTCGTCTCGTCCGGCGCCATCGCCGCGGGCCTCGCCCCGCTGGGCCTGCGCCGCCGTCCCAAGGACCTCGCCCGCCAGCAGGCCGCCGCCAGCGTCGGCCAGGGCCTCCTGGTCGCCCGCTACACCGCCTCCTGCGCCCGCTACGGCGTCCGCGTCGGCCAGGTGCTGCTCACCTCCGACGACATGAGCCGCCGCGCCCACCACCGCAACGCCTCGCGCACCCTCGACAAGCTCCTCGCGATGGGCGCCCTGCCGGTCGTCAACGAGAACGACACCGTCGCCACGGACGAGATCCGCTTCGGCGACAACGACCGGCTCGCCGCCCTCGTCGCCCACCTCGTCCGCGCCGACCTGCTGGTCCTCCTCTCCGACGTGGACGGGGTGTACGACGGCGACCCCAGCAAGCCGGGCACCTCGCGGATAGCGGAGGTGCGCACCCCGGCCGACCTCGCGCACGTCGACATCGGCAGCGCGGGCAAGGCCGGCGTCGGCACCGGCGGCATGGTCACCAAGGTCGAGGCGGCCCGCATCGCGGCCGCGGCCGGTATCCCCGTCGTGCTGACGAGCGCGGTGCACGCCGCGGACGCCCTCGCGGGCCGGGACACCGGCACGTACTTCCACGCCACGGGCCGCCGCTCCGCCGACCGGCTCCTGTGGCTCCAGCACGCGTCAACCCCGCAGGGCGCCCTCACCCTCGACGACGGGGCCGTGCGCGCGGTCGTCGAGCGGCGTACGTCCCTGCTGCCGGCCGGCATCGCGGGCGTCGAGGGCGACTTCACCGCGGGCGATCCCGTCGAACTGCGCGACAGCGAGGGACGGGCGGTCGCCCGGGGGCTGGTGAACTTCGACGCCAAGGAGATCCCGCAGCTGATCGGCCGCTCCACGCACGAGCTGGCCCGCGAGCTGGGTCCCGCGTACGAACGCGAAGTCGTACACAGGGACGATCTGGTGCTGCTCCACCCGTAA
- the rsfS gene encoding ribosome silencing factor, which translates to MTATDRSLELITTAAQAAADKLAHDIIAYDVSDVLSITDAFLLASAPNDRQVKSIVDEIEERLNKELGTKPVRREGDRDARWILLDYVDIVVHVQHSEERVFYALERLWKDCPELDLPADAKATRGKGAEHAELQDAEDAAELRGELR; encoded by the coding sequence GTGACCGCCACTGACCGCTCTCTCGAGCTCATCACCACCGCCGCGCAGGCGGCCGCCGACAAGCTCGCGCACGACATCATCGCGTACGACGTCAGCGACGTGCTGTCGATCACGGACGCCTTCCTGCTGGCCTCCGCGCCCAACGACCGCCAGGTCAAGTCGATCGTCGACGAGATCGAGGAGCGGCTGAACAAGGAGCTCGGCACGAAGCCGGTGCGCCGCGAGGGCGACCGCGACGCCCGCTGGATCCTGCTCGACTACGTCGACATCGTGGTGCACGTCCAGCACAGCGAGGAGCGGGTGTTCTACGCGCTGGAGCGGCTCTGGAAGGACTGCCCCGAGCTGGACCTGCCCGCGGACGCGAAGGCCACGCGCGGCAAGGGCGCCGAGCACGCCGAGCTCCAGGACGCGGAGGACGCCGCCGAGCTGCGCGGAGAGCTTCGGTGA
- a CDS encoding glutamate-5-semialdehyde dehydrogenase, whose translation MTTLSPYDSMSPVTQAAYRAKGAAADLAPLPRAEKDDALLAIADALEVRTSEIVEANAKDVERAREAGTSESVIDRLTLTPERIRAIASDVRDVVALPDPVGEVVRGSTLPNGIDLRQVRVPLGVVGIIYEARPNVTVDAAALCLKSGNAVLLRGSSSAYESNTALVRVLRDAVGGSGLPADAVQLVPGEGRESVRELMRARGLVDVLIPRGGASLIQTVVQESIVPVIETGTGNCHVYVDAQADLDMAIDILINSKAQRPSVCNAAETLLVHQDIAPEFLPRALDALADAGVTVHADERVLAYAKDSRATVVEATTEDWDTEYLSYDIAAAVVDSLDKAVAHIRLWSSGHTEAIVTTSQQAARRFTQLVDSTTVAVNASTRFTDGGQFGFGAEIGISTQKLHARGPMGLPELTSTKYIVTGDGHIRR comes from the coding sequence ATGACCACGCTCTCGCCGTACGACTCGATGTCCCCGGTCACCCAGGCCGCCTACCGTGCCAAGGGCGCCGCCGCCGACCTCGCCCCGCTCCCGCGGGCCGAGAAGGACGACGCGTTGCTCGCGATCGCGGACGCGCTGGAGGTCCGTACGAGCGAGATCGTCGAGGCCAACGCCAAGGACGTCGAGCGCGCCCGTGAGGCCGGCACCAGCGAGTCGGTCATCGACCGGCTGACGCTCACCCCCGAGCGGATCCGCGCGATCGCCTCGGACGTACGCGACGTGGTGGCGCTGCCCGACCCGGTCGGCGAGGTCGTCCGCGGCTCGACCCTGCCGAACGGCATCGACCTGCGCCAGGTCCGCGTCCCGCTCGGCGTGGTCGGGATCATCTACGAGGCCCGCCCGAACGTGACCGTCGACGCGGCCGCCCTCTGTCTGAAGTCCGGCAACGCGGTGCTGCTGCGCGGCTCGTCCTCCGCGTACGAGTCCAACACCGCCCTCGTACGGGTCCTGCGCGACGCGGTGGGCGGCTCGGGCCTGCCCGCCGACGCCGTCCAGCTCGTGCCGGGCGAGGGCCGGGAGTCCGTACGGGAGCTGATGCGCGCCCGCGGTCTCGTCGACGTGCTCATCCCGCGCGGTGGTGCCTCCCTGATCCAGACGGTCGTCCAGGAGTCCATCGTCCCGGTCATCGAGACCGGCACCGGCAACTGCCACGTCTACGTCGACGCGCAGGCCGACCTCGACATGGCGATCGACATCCTGATCAACTCCAAGGCGCAGCGGCCCAGCGTCTGCAACGCCGCCGAGACGCTCCTCGTCCACCAGGACATCGCGCCCGAGTTCCTGCCGCGCGCCCTGGACGCCCTCGCGGACGCCGGGGTCACGGTGCACGCCGACGAGCGCGTCCTCGCGTACGCCAAGGACTCCAGGGCCACCGTCGTCGAGGCCACGACCGAGGACTGGGACACCGAGTACCTGTCGTACGACATCGCCGCGGCCGTCGTCGACTCGCTCGACAAGGCCGTGGCGCACATCCGGCTCTGGAGCTCCGGGCACACCGAGGCGATCGTCACCACCTCGCAGCAGGCGGCCCGCCGGTTCACCCAGTTGGTCGACTCCACGACGGTCGCCGTGAACGCGTCCACGCGCTTCACCGACGGCGGCCAGTTCGGCTTCGGCGCCGAGATCGGGATCTCCACGCAGAAGCTGCACGCGCGGGGGCCGATGGGGCTGCCGGAGCTGACGAGCACGAAGTACATCGTCACCGGCGACGGGCACATCCGCCGCTGA
- the nadD gene encoding nicotinate-nucleotide adenylyltransferase has protein sequence MGEQDMPTGPAGGTARSARRGPGNGPSNPGKRRLGVMGGTFDPIHHGHLVAASEVAAQFHLDEVVFVPTGQPWQKTDRKVSPAEDRYLMTVIATAENPQFSVSRIDIDRGGPTYTTDTLRDLRVLNPDADLFFITGADALGQILTWRDADELFSLAHFIGVTRPGHILTDTGLPEGGVSLVEVPALAISSTDCRARVAKGDPVWYLVPDGVVRYIDKRELYRGE, from the coding sequence ATGGGAGAGCAGGACATGCCTACCGGTCCGGCGGGCGGCACGGCGCGGAGCGCACGGCGCGGCCCGGGAAACGGCCCGTCGAACCCGGGAAAGCGCCGCCTCGGCGTCATGGGCGGAACGTTTGACCCGATCCACCACGGGCACCTCGTGGCGGCCAGTGAGGTCGCCGCGCAGTTCCACCTCGACGAGGTGGTGTTCGTGCCGACCGGACAGCCGTGGCAGAAGACCGACCGCAAGGTCTCCCCGGCCGAGGACCGCTATCTGATGACGGTCATCGCGACCGCCGAGAACCCGCAGTTCTCCGTGAGCCGCATCGACATCGACCGCGGCGGCCCGACCTACACCACGGACACCCTGCGCGACCTCCGGGTGCTCAACCCCGACGCGGACCTCTTCTTCATCACCGGCGCGGACGCGCTCGGCCAGATCCTCACCTGGCGCGACGCCGACGAGCTGTTCTCCCTCGCGCACTTCATCGGGGTCACCCGGCCCGGCCACATACTGACCGACACCGGTCTGCCGGAGGGCGGTGTCTCGCTCGTCGAGGTCCCCGCGCTCGCCATCTCGTCCACAGACTGCCGTGCGAGGGTCGCGAAGGGCGACCCGGTCTGGTATCTGGTGCCGGACGGTGTGGTGCGCTACATCGACAAGCGAGAGCTGTACCGCGGCGAGTGA
- a CDS encoding SCO2584 family spore wall biosynthesis protein: MPEDVGGTPFPDGWEPDDDRDRGGADEEFASVVFDEAFVRAATVHEPTAVERLLAAAQARAEASEAEARRTHPRGVRGDDELFDDGFGPDGRGDFGHDPDLDDLDDRDVLHGGYGHPGTYGKQARWHRPVAWMLALVMGIGMVALAFTAVYRGASSGSRDQVPPPASTGLEQGSGVGPSASADYSQPAVSAVPRTP, translated from the coding sequence GTGCCGGAGGACGTGGGGGGCACGCCGTTCCCTGACGGCTGGGAGCCCGACGACGACCGCGACCGCGGGGGTGCGGACGAAGAGTTCGCCTCCGTGGTCTTCGACGAGGCCTTTGTGCGGGCGGCAACGGTTCACGAACCGACCGCGGTAGAGCGCCTCCTGGCCGCTGCCCAGGCGAGAGCCGAGGCCTCCGAGGCCGAAGCCCGCCGGACACACCCCCGGGGGGTACGCGGCGACGACGAGCTCTTCGACGACGGATTCGGACCCGACGGACGTGGCGATTTCGGCCACGACCCGGATCTGGACGACCTCGACGACCGAGACGTCCTGCACGGCGGCTACGGCCATCCTGGGACGTACGGGAAGCAGGCCCGCTGGCACCGTCCCGTCGCCTGGATGCTCGCCCTCGTGATGGGGATCGGCATGGTCGCGCTCGCTTTCACGGCGGTCTACCGGGGAGCTTCCTCGGGCAGCCGGGACCAGGTCCCGCCGCCCGCGTCCACAGGCCTCGAACAGGGAAGCGGAGTGGGTCCCTCGGCCTCGGCCGACTATTCCCAGCCAGCCGTCTCGGCGGTGCCGCGCACGCCGTAG
- a CDS encoding LCP family protein, whose translation MNDRYDAGYGGDQYELVGYDEFGQPVYRQVPSPSQTPHTPGAPQAQQEYGSYDPYGGQGYGQGQQGQQAYQGQQGHQDQQGQGYGQGYGYDPYATGQQGQQASPVVSYDTGQQQPVAPYDTGQQQAHAHVAEQTAYIPQQARPTQSPESQEPPEDGRQGDGRQGDGPQGERDYRTEQFAFVEEQPEESEDVIDWLKFTENRTERREEAKRRARGRVVAVVVVLALVVVGGVGYLWYDGRLPGTSSESASGTTTAGGAQNRDVIIVHLHNTKGGGTATALLVNNTTTKQGTTVLLPNSLALTDDNGTTTTLAKSVDDDGSSGTRDEIDTVLGTDVEGTWRLDTPYLNNLVELVGNIDIDTNVDVPDPDAKKKGEAPLVKKGEQQTLSGKMAVAYATYRASGESQNAQLERFGQVMQGVLRKLSSDPEAATTTVQSLAQILDPSLSDKDLGAFLAKLADRAKGGDYKTALLPVQTDGRLSPQASDSVVKDVLGGAAKSPEKGAAVQVGIRNSTGDKDATEQARVVLLNGGYTFVDGGETDVAQAVSQITYADAAKKDDAVEVAKTLGLPTSSVKKGKTTSNADVSVVLGQDYKVGGSAGSSGG comes from the coding sequence GTGAACGACCGATACGACGCTGGGTACGGGGGCGACCAGTACGAGCTCGTCGGCTACGACGAGTTCGGGCAGCCTGTGTACCGGCAGGTGCCGTCACCTTCCCAGACTCCCCACACTCCGGGGGCCCCTCAGGCCCAGCAGGAGTACGGCTCGTACGACCCCTACGGGGGGCAGGGGTACGGGCAAGGACAGCAAGGGCAGCAGGCGTACCAGGGGCAGCAAGGCCACCAGGACCAGCAGGGTCAGGGATACGGGCAGGGGTACGGGTACGACCCGTACGCGACGGGCCAGCAGGGGCAGCAGGCGTCGCCCGTGGTGTCGTATGACACGGGTCAGCAGCAACCTGTGGCGCCCTATGACACCGGTCAGCAGCAGGCCCACGCCCATGTCGCGGAGCAGACCGCCTACATCCCGCAGCAGGCGCGCCCCACGCAGTCCCCGGAGTCCCAGGAGCCGCCGGAGGACGGGCGGCAGGGCGACGGGCGCCAAGGCGACGGGCCGCAGGGCGAACGCGACTACCGGACCGAGCAGTTCGCCTTCGTGGAGGAGCAGCCCGAGGAGTCCGAAGACGTCATCGACTGGCTGAAGTTCACCGAGAACCGCACCGAGCGGCGCGAGGAGGCCAAGCGCCGGGCGCGCGGCCGTGTCGTCGCCGTGGTCGTGGTGCTCGCGCTGGTCGTGGTCGGCGGGGTCGGCTACCTCTGGTACGACGGCAGGCTGCCGGGCACGTCCTCCGAGTCGGCCTCCGGGACGACCACCGCCGGCGGCGCCCAGAACCGCGACGTGATCATCGTCCACCTGCACAACACCAAGGGCGGCGGCACGGCGACGGCGCTGCTCGTGAACAACACCACCACAAAGCAGGGCACCACCGTCCTGCTGCCCAACTCCCTTGCCCTGACGGACGACAACGGCACCACGACCACGCTCGCCAAGTCGGTCGACGACGACGGGTCCTCGGGGACGCGCGACGAGATCGACACCGTGCTCGGGACCGACGTCGAGGGCACCTGGCGCCTCGACACCCCGTACCTCAACAACCTCGTCGAACTCGTCGGCAACATCGACATCGACACCAACGTGGACGTGCCGGACCCGGACGCGAAGAAGAAGGGCGAGGCGCCCCTCGTCAAGAAGGGCGAGCAGCAGACGCTGAGCGGCAAGATGGCCGTCGCGTACGCCACGTACCGCGCCTCGGGGGAGTCGCAGAACGCCCAGCTGGAGCGGTTCGGCCAGGTCATGCAGGGAGTGCTGCGCAAGCTGTCGTCGGACCCGGAGGCCGCGACGACCACCGTGCAGTCGCTGGCGCAGATCCTCGACCCCTCGCTGAGCGACAAGGACCTGGGCGCGTTCCTGGCCAAGCTCGCCGACCGCGCCAAGGGCGGCGACTACAAGACGGCGCTGCTGCCGGTCCAGACGGACGGCAGGCTCAGCCCGCAGGCCAGTGACAGCGTGGTCAAGGACGTGCTCGGCGGTGCCGCGAAGAGCCCCGAGAAGGGCGCGGCCGTCCAGGTCGGCATCCGTAACTCGACGGGCGACAAGGACGCCACCGAACAGGCCCGGGTCGTCCTGCTGAACGGCGGCTACACCTTCGTCGACGGCGGCGAGACCGATGTCGCCCAGGCCGTGTCCCAGATCACATACGCCGACGCCGCGAAGAAGGACGACGCGGTGGAGGTCGCCAAGACGCTCGGCCTGCCGACGAGTTCTGTGAAGAAGGGCAAGACCACGTCGAACGCGGATGTGTCGGTCGTACTCGGCCAGGACTACAAGGTGGGCGGCTCGGCGGGTTCGTCGGGCGGCTGA